A genomic segment from Dermatobacter hominis encodes:
- a CDS encoding SHOCT domain-containing protein translates to MFAPGVFIFGVLIPLAVVALIAYGVWELARSRQEPAVVGGVASGPVASASARTILDERFARGEVDADEYVRRRALLDGTVPSPPVDGTLSTPPAGATVVDATETGPIEAPAAPVATAAPIAPGEAPTAEVRAGDVPSDEVPPRADPA, encoded by the coding sequence ATGTTCGCACCAGGCGTGTTCATCTTCGGCGTGTTGATCCCTCTCGCGGTGGTGGCGTTGATCGCCTACGGCGTGTGGGAGCTGGCCCGGTCCCGGCAGGAGCCCGCGGTGGTCGGCGGCGTGGCGAGCGGCCCGGTCGCCTCGGCCAGCGCTCGGACGATCCTCGACGAGCGCTTCGCCCGCGGCGAGGTCGACGCGGACGAGTACGTGCGGCGCCGGGCGCTGCTCGACGGCACCGTGCCCTCGCCGCCGGTCGACGGCACCCTCTCGACGCCGCCCGCCGGAGCGACGGTCGTCGACGCGACCGAGACCGGTCCGATCGAGGCGCCCGCCGCCCCGGTCGCGACCGCCGCTCCGATCGCGCCGGGCGAGGCGCCGACGGCCGAGGTGCGCGCCGGCGACGTGCCGTCCGACGAGGTGCCGCCGCGGGCCGACCCGGCCTGA